The genomic DNA acaaaattcaGTCCTTCAACAATGTAGCGTGCAGCGCATGGCTGTTGAGAACATGCAGTCACACGTTACCAGATGTACGAAGAAGCAGGAAACTGTGAGGTATGGTATGGGTAGCTTGTAAAAGGCATGTGGTCATTTCTGAATACGGTGTTCAGGCATCACGACGTGCTTTAATCAATATCGACATAACTAAAAGGAAGCTTGATTACGGCTTTTTGTGTGTTACTCATCCAGTTTTTTTGTTACCAGTTATacaatatgtaaaatgaaaaagtcaGCAGTTAGTATAGCAAAGCCTGTAAGTTGTTGCCCAATAAAAAGTCAGGATTTTTTTTACAAGTAGACAATCTCTTTGAGGTCATGACTTCCCAGTATCACAAAACAGTGAATGACTGCCTAAACCTCACCTATCCCAGATGTTGATATTTGGAATGTGACATCTTCTTGAGTGGGCTTGTCCCTGGGACGGTCTCCTCGGCTTCCCTCATTAACCGTGGTCTGCCAGGCATTTCTTCTACCCTGAGATAGACCGtggttctctttttctcctgttacctCATAAACTGTGATGTTGACGAGCCTGCTAGAGTAACTGCCTTATGGGATGCTGGAAATTCTGAGCAGAAATCCCAGCCATGCAGAATGATCGCATCTCTTCGGGAGGTGTTAACGAGCAGCGGTAGAACTGAGTGCTCATGGGCTTCGGCTTCCATGGAGCTTCCTCTCAACAGTCCCCCTGAAGCTCCATGCAGAAGGTGTTTATTAGTAAATATTAAACAGCACTTTTCATACTGTTCGTGGGATGTTGAGGGTGTGAGACCCGCCTCGGGGCACTCAGAGGCTCACTTGACAGCCATACCGAGGTCAAATAACACTCACTTTCTCCTCTAGTGATATTTCAGTCATCAGAGAAGGTCGTGAAAACAGCCATGCTGGATGATTTCTGGGAAATCGGTACTAGGGAGTGTGGGGACAGCTGACCACCAGGGGAAGTGACCAAGCagagtgcttttctttttcaagaggACCAGGTGGTGAACCCATCATTTGGGGGTTTGCTATGGCGATTTCTGAGCTATACGTTCCTGTCCAAACTCGAACAGGGCACTTATGATGTCTTAGAAAATGTGACCTACCTTTTCAAGGTACTTTTTAAGTTGTTACCACAAATATGAACAAATATTCAGTACAGACCAACCGGTAAGCCTGATTGAATAGATGAAGCTTTCTTATATAGCTAATCTAGACCTGCCTCTTCCTCGTTCAACTTGACGTCACTTCGGATGTTTGGAAATTGTGGGAAGTAGATTAGTATTGTGGGGGCAGCTTGGGCCATCCATCGATTCATCCATTCAGCCAACGTGTATTCATAATCAAtattttccaggcactgtgctaggtatttGGTGGATACAGAGATATAAATAAAAGATCCTTTGTTTTCAAGGAGCTTACCATTTTTGAGAACCtttctactcaaagtgtggtccagtaGCATtgacatcacctgggaacctgttagaaatgctGAATCTCTGACCAGCCCCAGACCTAGTGAATCCGAATTGTCATTTTCACCTGATCTCCCGTGGTGTGTCTGCAGGAGAAAGAAACAGGACTAGTATTGCAATGGAGCTTATTACTGATTCATCCATCTTGTTCCTGGATGAGCCCACAACTGGCTTAGATTCAAGCACAGCAAATGCTGTCCTTTTGCTTCTGAAGAGAATGTCTAAATAAGGACAGACAGTCATTTTCTCCATTCATCAGCCTCGTTATTCCATCTTCAAGTTCTTTGATAGCCTTACCTTGTTGGCCTCAGAAAGATTAATGTTCCACGGGCCTGCTCAGGAGGCCTTGGGTTACTTTCCATCCACTGGTTACCACTGTGAGCTCTATAATAACCCTGCAGACTTCTTCCTGGACGTCATTAATGGAGACTCCTGTGCTGTGGTGTTAAACAGAGAAGACACAGATGGTGAAGCCAGGGAGACTGAAGAGCCTTCCAAGAAAGATACTCCGCTCATAGGAAAATTAACTGAGTTTTATGCCAACTCCTCCTTCTTCAAGGAGACAAAAGTTGAGTTAGATCAACTCTCAGGGGGTCAGAAGAAGAATATTTCAGTCTACAAGGAGATCACCTATGCCACCTCCTTCTGTCATCAGCTCAGATGGATTTCCAGGCGTTCATTCAAAAACTTACTGGGTGATCTCCAGGCTTCTATAGTTCAGATAATTGTAACAGTCATCCTGGGACTGGTTATAGGTGCCATTTTCTACCATCTAAAAAATGATCCTACAGGAATGCAGAACAGAGCCGGGGTGCGCTTCTTCCTGACCACCAACCAGTGTTTCAGCAGTGTGTCGGCCGTGGAGCTCCTGGTGGTCGAGAAGAAGCTCTTCATACATGAATATATCAGTGGATACTACAGAGTGTCATCttacttctttggaaaactgttatCTGATTTACTCCCCATGAGGATGTTACCAAGTATTATATTTGCTAGTATAACATACTCCCTGTTAGGATTGAAACCACAGGTGGAGGCCTTCTTCATCATGATGTttaccgtgatgatggtggcttaTTCAGCCCGTTCAATGGCGCTGGCCATAGCAGCAAGTCAGAGCGTGGTATCCATAGCAACGCTTCTCATGACCATCTCTTTTGTGTTTATGATGATATTTTCAGGGCTGTTGGTAAATCTCAGAACCGTTGTGCCTTGGCTCTCGTGGCTTCAGTACTTTAGCATTCCTCGATATGGCTTTGCGGCTTTGCAGCATAATGAATTTCTGGGACAAAACTTCTGCCCAGGACTCAGTGTAACAACAAACAGTACCTATAGCTATGCAATATGTACTGGCAAAGAATTTCTGGAAAACGAGGGCGTCACTTTCTCACCTTGGGGCCTGTGGAGGAATCACGTAGCCTTGGCACGCATGATTGTTACCTTCCTTACAGTTGCCTACCTGAAATTATTATTCCTTAAACatttttcctaaatttctctttaatttacATGATTTACCCCACCTTAAAAAGGGAGCATCttgatttcagtaaaaaaaaaaaaaaaaaaaaaaaaaaag from Lagenorhynchus albirostris chromosome X, mLagAlb1.1, whole genome shotgun sequence includes the following:
- the LOC132513410 gene encoding LOW QUALITY PROTEIN: broad substrate specificity ATP-binding cassette transporter ABCG2-like (The sequence of the model RefSeq protein was modified relative to this genomic sequence to represent the inferred CDS: substituted 1 base at 1 genomic stop codon); protein product: MELITDSSILFLDEPTTGLDSSTANAVLLLLKRMSKXGQTVIFSIHQPRYSIFKFFDSLTLLASERLMFHGPAQEALGYFPSTGYHCELYNNPADFFLDVINGDSCAVVLNREDTDGEARETEEPSKKDTPLIGKLTEFYANSSFFKETKVELDQLSGGQKKNISVYKEITYATSFCHQLRWISRRSFKNLLGDLQASIVQIIVTVILGLVIGAIFYHLKNDPTGMQNRAGVRFFLTTNQCFSSVSAVELLVVEKKLFIHEYISGYYRVSSYFFGKLLSDLLPMRMLPSIIFASITYSLLGLKPQVEAFFIMMFTVMMVAYSARSMALAIAASQSVVSIATLLMTISFVFMMIFSGLLVNLRTVVPWLSWLQYFSIPRYGFAALQHNEFLGQNFCPGLSVTTNSTYSYAICTGKEFLENEGVTFSPWGLWRNHVALARMIVTFLTVAYLKLLFLKHFS